In a genomic window of Gossypium arboreum isolate Shixiya-1 chromosome 7, ASM2569848v2, whole genome shotgun sequence:
- the LOC108458440 gene encoding flowering time control protein FCA isoform X2, protein MERHRDRGERFNDHPPLNPTPWYTNAQRPNFPPDYHHQHHYHPYNHHHNPQQFDYCPTQQQFDHLPAQQQFDHRPTQQPFEHRPTQQQFDQRPNQQPFEHRPNQQPFERRPNQQQFDHRPTQQQFEHQPSQQQFEHQPGNQHHFERFPEQHQQPISEQNDAFWSNGGNGPNAGRKRGFHDSGRGASPDHNEGSSLAKLYVATVPKTATEESIRFLFQEHGNVVEVIQPKDKKTGERHGYCFVKYAMFEEAERAIAALNNRYMFPGESTTIKVRYADAERDRPGPLPDKLYVGCLNKQASKREIEEIFSHYGHVLDVFIMRDEHREHRGCGFVQFSQRDMAQAAMRGLSGIFTMKGCDQPLIVRSANPKRPRNGEPRGNYAFNSMPSGPHPQELAMRSMPNLGDSMAGHIPPNASYPVQHISTNSQPQGVSHWANPQVAACHVTYQSYPPVQQAHSQPTSLPSQQTQTLQGSSQSSHPADSEQKQQPLVPPASQVPSQQNVNVPKLESPQTGSSQPIAATSVVPIVPQSLETVALQESDWSEHTCPEGNKYYYNCVTCESRWNKPEEFALFEKLLQKQQKLQNPGQHIQPDSTGPSAKQVSQSQEGMGHMEIKSETSPVVDPTCV, encoded by the exons ATGGAAAGACACAGAGATCGCGGAGAACGGTTCAACGATCACCCGCCCTTAAATCCTACTCCTTGGTATACCAATGCCCAAAGACCTAATTTCCCTCCCGACTACCACCATCAACACCACTATCATCCTTACAACCACCACCATAACCCCCAGCAATTCGACTATTGCCCTACCCAGCAGCAATTCGATCACCTGCCGGCCCAGCAGCAATTCGATCACCGGCCTACCCAACAGCCATTCGAACACCGGCCTACCCAACAGCAATTTGATCAACGGCCTAACCAACAGCCATTCGAACACCGGCCTAACCAACAGCCATTCGAGCGCCGGCCTAACCAGCAGCAATTCGATCACCGGCCTACCCAGCAGCAATTCGAACACCAGCCTAGTCAGCAGCAATTTGAACACCAGCCTGGCAATCAGCATCACTTTGAACGCTTCCCGGAGCAGCACCAGCAACCGATCAGTGAACAAAACGACGCGTTCTGGTCCAACGGTGGCAACGGTCCCAATGCCGGTCGAAAAAGAGGGTTTCACGATTCTGGCCGAGGAGCCTCACCTG ACCATAACGAAGGAAGCAGTCTAGCAAAACTATATGTAGCAACGGTTCCAAAAACTGCAACTGAAGAATCC ATCCGCTTCCTGTTTCAAGAACATGGAAATGTTGTTGAGGTGATTCAACCAAAGGATAAGAAAACTGGTGAACGACATG GATATTGTTTTGTGAAATATGCAATGTTTGAGGAAGCTGAGAGAGCTATTGCAGCTTTAAACAATCGGTATATGTTTCCTGGG GAATCGACTACCATCAAAGTCAGATATGCTGATGCTGAACGAGACCGGCCTG GGCCACTTCCAGACAAATTATATGTGGGTTGCCTAAATAAACAAGCTTCTAAAAGGGAGATTGAAGAA ATATTTTCTCACTATGGTCATGTTCTAGACGTCTTCATTATGCGTGACGAGCACAGGGAACACCGCG GATGTGGATTTGTCCAATTTTCTCAAAGAGATATGGCTCAGGCAGCTATGAGAGGATTAAGCGGAATTTTCACCATGAAA GGTTGTGACCAGCCATTGATTGTTCGATCTGCAAATCCAAAGAGACCTCGGAATGGGGAACCAAG AGGCAATTATGCTTTTAATAGCATGCCTTCTGGCCCACATCCTCAAGAATTGGCTATGAG GTCTATGCCAAATCTTGGTGATTCTATGGCAGGACATATACCGCCCAATGCATCATATCCCGTGCAGCACATTTCTACAAATTCACAACCACAGGGTGTTTCTCATTGGGCAAACCCTCAAGTTGCAGCATGTCATGTTACTTATCAATCATATCCTCCAGTTCAGCAAGCACACTCACAACCAACTTCACTGCCATCGCAGCAAACACAAACTCTACAGGGAAGTTCTCAATCATCTCACCCAGCTGATTCTGAGCAGAAACAGCAGCCTCTTGTACCACCAGCATCACAAGTTCCATCCCAGCAGAATGTGAATGTTCCCAAGCTAGAG TCTCCACAGACTGGAAGTAGCCAGCCAATTGCTGCTACTTCAGTTGTGCCGATAGTCCCCCAAAGTCTTGAGACAGTGGCTTTGCAAGAGTCTGATTGGAGTGAACACACCTGCCCAGAGGGAAACAAGTATTACTATAATTGTGTCACTTGTGAAAGCAGA TGGAATAAACCAGAGGAATTTGCATTATTTGAGAAACTGTTGCAGAAGCAACAAAAGCTGCAAAATCCTGGCCAGCATATTCAGCCTGACTCAACTGGTCCCTCTGCTAAACAAGTTTCTCAAAGTCAAGAG GGTATGGGCCATATGGAAATCAAGTCAGAAACAAGTCCTGTTGTGGATCCAACTTGTGTTTAA
- the LOC108458440 gene encoding flowering time control protein FCA isoform X1 gives MERHRDRGERFNDHPPLNPTPWYTNAQRPNFPPDYHHQHHYHPYNHHHNPQQFDYCPTQQQFDHLPAQQQFDHRPTQQPFEHRPTQQQFDQRPNQQPFEHRPNQQPFERRPNQQQFDHRPTQQQFEHQPSQQQFEHQPGNQHHFERFPEQHQQPISEQNDAFWSNGGNGPNAGRKRGFHDSGRGASPDHNEGSSLAKLYVATVPKTATEESIRFLFQEHGNVVEVIQPKDKKTGERHGYCFVKYAMFEEAERAIAALNNRYMFPGESTTIKVRYADAERDRPGPLPDKLYVGCLNKQASKREIEEIFSHYGHVLDVFIMRDEHREHRGCGFVQFSQRDMAQAAMRGLSGIFTMKGCDQPLIVRSANPKRPRNGEPRGNYAFNSMPSGPHPQELAMRSMPNLGDSMAGHIPPNASYPVQHISTNSQPQGVSHWANPQVAACHVTYQSYPPVQQAHSQPTSLPSQQTQTLQGSSQSSHPADSEQKQQPLVPPASQVPSQQNVNVPKLESPQTGSSQPIAATSVVPIVPQSLETVALQESDWSEHTCPEGNKYYYNCVTCESRWNKPEEFALFEKLLQKQQKLQNPGQHIQPDSTGPSAKQVSQSQEVQLQTYPMHLKLEVEQPFSTLGMGHMEIKSETSPVVDPTCV, from the exons ATGGAAAGACACAGAGATCGCGGAGAACGGTTCAACGATCACCCGCCCTTAAATCCTACTCCTTGGTATACCAATGCCCAAAGACCTAATTTCCCTCCCGACTACCACCATCAACACCACTATCATCCTTACAACCACCACCATAACCCCCAGCAATTCGACTATTGCCCTACCCAGCAGCAATTCGATCACCTGCCGGCCCAGCAGCAATTCGATCACCGGCCTACCCAACAGCCATTCGAACACCGGCCTACCCAACAGCAATTTGATCAACGGCCTAACCAACAGCCATTCGAACACCGGCCTAACCAACAGCCATTCGAGCGCCGGCCTAACCAGCAGCAATTCGATCACCGGCCTACCCAGCAGCAATTCGAACACCAGCCTAGTCAGCAGCAATTTGAACACCAGCCTGGCAATCAGCATCACTTTGAACGCTTCCCGGAGCAGCACCAGCAACCGATCAGTGAACAAAACGACGCGTTCTGGTCCAACGGTGGCAACGGTCCCAATGCCGGTCGAAAAAGAGGGTTTCACGATTCTGGCCGAGGAGCCTCACCTG ACCATAACGAAGGAAGCAGTCTAGCAAAACTATATGTAGCAACGGTTCCAAAAACTGCAACTGAAGAATCC ATCCGCTTCCTGTTTCAAGAACATGGAAATGTTGTTGAGGTGATTCAACCAAAGGATAAGAAAACTGGTGAACGACATG GATATTGTTTTGTGAAATATGCAATGTTTGAGGAAGCTGAGAGAGCTATTGCAGCTTTAAACAATCGGTATATGTTTCCTGGG GAATCGACTACCATCAAAGTCAGATATGCTGATGCTGAACGAGACCGGCCTG GGCCACTTCCAGACAAATTATATGTGGGTTGCCTAAATAAACAAGCTTCTAAAAGGGAGATTGAAGAA ATATTTTCTCACTATGGTCATGTTCTAGACGTCTTCATTATGCGTGACGAGCACAGGGAACACCGCG GATGTGGATTTGTCCAATTTTCTCAAAGAGATATGGCTCAGGCAGCTATGAGAGGATTAAGCGGAATTTTCACCATGAAA GGTTGTGACCAGCCATTGATTGTTCGATCTGCAAATCCAAAGAGACCTCGGAATGGGGAACCAAG AGGCAATTATGCTTTTAATAGCATGCCTTCTGGCCCACATCCTCAAGAATTGGCTATGAG GTCTATGCCAAATCTTGGTGATTCTATGGCAGGACATATACCGCCCAATGCATCATATCCCGTGCAGCACATTTCTACAAATTCACAACCACAGGGTGTTTCTCATTGGGCAAACCCTCAAGTTGCAGCATGTCATGTTACTTATCAATCATATCCTCCAGTTCAGCAAGCACACTCACAACCAACTTCACTGCCATCGCAGCAAACACAAACTCTACAGGGAAGTTCTCAATCATCTCACCCAGCTGATTCTGAGCAGAAACAGCAGCCTCTTGTACCACCAGCATCACAAGTTCCATCCCAGCAGAATGTGAATGTTCCCAAGCTAGAG TCTCCACAGACTGGAAGTAGCCAGCCAATTGCTGCTACTTCAGTTGTGCCGATAGTCCCCCAAAGTCTTGAGACAGTGGCTTTGCAAGAGTCTGATTGGAGTGAACACACCTGCCCAGAGGGAAACAAGTATTACTATAATTGTGTCACTTGTGAAAGCAGA TGGAATAAACCAGAGGAATTTGCATTATTTGAGAAACTGTTGCAGAAGCAACAAAAGCTGCAAAATCCTGGCCAGCATATTCAGCCTGACTCAACTGGTCCCTCTGCTAAACAAGTTTCTCAAAGTCAAGAGGTGCAGCTTCAGACCTACCCAATGCATCTGAAACTTGAAGTGGAACAACCTTTTTCAACATTG GGTATGGGCCATATGGAAATCAAGTCAGAAACAAGTCCTGTTGTGGATCCAACTTGTGTTTAA